A window from Caldanaerobius fijiensis DSM 17918 encodes these proteins:
- a CDS encoding YkvI family membrane protein: MSKRELSVFTISATYIGTVVGAGFASGQEVLQFFGYHGMKGFIGLIIATIMFVVYGYIILILGHNLNASSYHKVIMETSGLMLGKIVDYIVMFFLFGALTAMLAGSGAIFKEQFGLSTNVGSVVMVILSIATVLTGIAGVISAISYVVPLLLVGVFTVGILAIFHAPEIAAISEIYMPVKAAVRNFILSGVIYASYNLVMSVPVLAPLGGQVHTKSRLKYGALLGGIGLGIGASIIFLAILLNMPAASYFQIPMIYIAGKFSYLLKFLYSFILIAEIYTTAVGNLYGFVARLTETGTYKYKIVTILTGAIALIASKFGFSKLIHYLYPITGGAGIIMLIGLTYGIMRKKY, from the coding sequence TACAATTTTTTGGCTATCACGGCATGAAGGGATTTATAGGTTTAATTATAGCAACAATCATGTTTGTAGTTTACGGCTATATCATACTAATCCTTGGGCATAATTTAAATGCTTCCTCATATCATAAAGTAATTATGGAAACAAGTGGACTAATGTTAGGTAAAATTGTTGATTATATTGTCATGTTTTTTTTATTCGGAGCACTAACAGCCATGCTAGCAGGATCAGGTGCTATATTTAAAGAACAATTTGGATTATCTACTAATGTTGGTTCTGTTGTTATGGTGATTTTATCAATTGCTACAGTTCTCACAGGGATTGCTGGGGTTATTTCAGCAATATCATATGTTGTACCATTATTGTTAGTAGGTGTATTTACAGTCGGTATCTTAGCGATTTTTCACGCACCTGAAATAGCAGCAATATCAGAGATATATATGCCCGTAAAAGCCGCTGTACGTAATTTTATATTATCAGGTGTTATATATGCATCTTATAACTTGGTTATGTCCGTTCCTGTACTGGCACCGTTGGGAGGCCAGGTTCATACCAAAAGTAGATTGAAATATGGGGCATTGCTTGGAGGGATAGGGCTTGGTATAGGTGCTTCTATCATTTTCTTAGCTATACTCCTGAACATGCCGGCTGCCTCTTATTTTCAAATACCAATGATATATATTGCAGGAAAATTTTCTTATTTACTAAAATTTTTATACAGCTTTATACTCATTGCAGAAATATATACAACAGCTGTAGGCAACCTATATGGTTTTGTAGCGCGGTTAACCGAAACAGGTACATATAAATATAAAATTGTTACAATACTTACGGGAGCCATAGCACTTATTGCTAGCAAATTTGGTTTTTCTAAGTTGATACACTATCTATACCCTATAACCGGTGGAGCTGGTATAATAATGTTAATAGGATTGACTTATGGCATTATGCGAAAAAAATATTGA
- a CDS encoding glucose-6-phosphate isomerase — MSGLKLDYSKSKPYVSTKEIEYMSEMVKTAHQMVHNKSGAGSDFLGWLDLPEKYDRAEFERIKKAAEKIQSDSEVFIVIGIGGSYLGARAAIEMLSHSFYNQLPADKRKTPLIYFAGNSISSTYIADLIDVIEDKSFSINVISKSGTTTEPAIAFRVFRDLLEKKYGKKGAKERIYVTTDKEKGLLKKLADEEGYETFVIPDDVGGRYSVLTPVGLLPIAVAGINITQMMEGAYDALLSYSNDDLLSNDSYIYAAIRNILYRKGKTIEIMVNYEPRLHYFSEWWKQLFGESEGKDHKSIYPASVDFTTDLHSMGQYIQEGMRQIFETVINVEKPLRDITIKEDPDNVDGLNFLAGKTIDYVNKSAFMGTLIAHNDGGVPNIVLNVPEISPYYFGQMVYFFEKACAISGYLMGVNPFDQPGVEAYKRNMFALLGKPGYENEREKLFNRMNG; from the coding sequence ATGAGTGGTTTGAAGTTGGATTATAGTAAATCAAAACCTTATGTGAGCACAAAAGAAATAGAGTATATGTCTGAAATGGTTAAAACTGCCCATCAAATGGTTCACAATAAATCGGGAGCCGGGTCGGATTTTCTAGGATGGCTAGATCTTCCGGAAAAATACGATAGGGCAGAATTTGAAAGGATTAAGAAAGCTGCGGAGAAAATTCAATCCGATTCTGAGGTATTTATTGTTATCGGCATCGGTGGTTCATATCTTGGAGCAAGAGCTGCCATTGAAATGCTATCTCACTCTTTCTATAATCAATTGCCAGCTGATAAGCGCAAAACACCTTTGATATATTTTGCGGGTAATAGTATCAGCTCTACATATATTGCAGATTTAATCGATGTCATAGAGGATAAAAGTTTCTCCATAAATGTCATATCTAAATCAGGTACCACCACAGAGCCTGCTATAGCGTTCAGGGTATTTCGCGATTTATTAGAGAAAAAGTACGGCAAAAAAGGAGCAAAAGAGCGTATTTATGTAACAACAGATAAAGAAAAGGGGCTTTTAAAGAAACTTGCCGACGAAGAAGGCTATGAGACATTTGTTATCCCAGATGATGTAGGAGGTAGGTATTCGGTCTTAACCCCTGTGGGTCTTTTACCCATAGCTGTAGCAGGTATAAACATCACTCAAATGATGGAAGGAGCTTACGACGCTTTATTAAGTTATTCTAATGACGATTTACTTTCTAATGATAGTTACATTTATGCTGCCATAAGGAATATTCTTTATCGAAAAGGAAAAACCATAGAGATAATGGTTAATTATGAGCCGAGGCTTCACTATTTTTCAGAATGGTGGAAACAGTTATTTGGCGAAAGCGAAGGTAAAGATCACAAGTCCATTTACCCTGCCTCTGTGGATTTTACTACAGATCTTCATTCCATGGGCCAATATATTCAGGAGGGTATGCGACAGATATTCGAGACAGTTATAAATGTAGAAAAGCCACTAAGGGATATAACTATAAAAGAAGATCCTGATAATGTGGATGGTCTTAATTTCCTGGCAGGTAAAACTATAGATTATGTAAACAAAAGTGCTTTTATGGGAACTCTTATAGCCCACAACGACGGTGGTGTGCCCAACATTGTACTTAATGTCCCGGAGATTTCGCCTTATTACTTTGGCCAGATGGTTTATTTCTTTGAAAAGGCCTGCGCGATAAGTGGGTATCTCATGGGTGTAAATCCTTTTGATCAGCCAGGAGTTGAAGCGTATAAAAGGAACATGTTCGCACTATTGGGTAAGCCGGGTTACGAGAACGAGAGAGAAAAATTATTTAATCGAATGAACGGATGA
- a CDS encoding type I phosphomannose isomerase catalytic subunit: MLYPLKFFPIYMERIWGGNDLKRLFGRDFRSDKVGESWEVACHPHGTSIVSNGELKGKNFQEIINTYGRKILGNKLSQQDIEKFPLLIKLLDANDILSVQVHPDDEYAMKNENGELGKCEMWYVISAKPGAKIIYGLKDGVTKDEFKKALREGSVERCLNEVEVMPGDVFDVPSGMIHALGAGVVVAEIQQNSDTVYRVYDWNRVGLDGKPRELHVQKALDVIDFDGKYKAEKSRGLKVSNKTYLVANKHFAVELIPVNGKYEDIADGGKFSIYTIISGNGSISFDGKEVDFKAGDSVFIPASLGKYSINGSGINMLKSYVPDIEQEVIQPLKSVGYSDKEIRSVVKKIS, translated from the coding sequence TTGTTGTACCCATTAAAATTTTTCCCTATTTATATGGAAAGGATCTGGGGAGGGAATGATTTAAAAAGGCTTTTTGGTAGAGATTTTCGAAGCGATAAAGTCGGAGAGAGCTGGGAAGTAGCCTGTCATCCCCATGGTACCAGTATCGTATCTAATGGAGAACTAAAGGGTAAAAACTTTCAAGAGATTATAAATACCTATGGCAGAAAAATACTCGGCAATAAGTTAAGTCAGCAGGATATAGAGAAATTTCCGCTTTTGATAAAGCTGCTGGATGCTAATGATATATTATCAGTGCAGGTCCATCCTGATGATGAATACGCGATGAAAAATGAAAATGGCGAGCTGGGTAAATGTGAAATGTGGTATGTGATTTCGGCAAAACCCGGTGCAAAGATCATATACGGTTTAAAAGACGGAGTGACAAAGGATGAATTTAAGAAGGCATTGAGGGAAGGTTCAGTTGAGAGATGTTTAAATGAAGTTGAAGTGATGCCAGGTGATGTTTTTGATGTGCCATCAGGAATGATTCATGCGCTGGGTGCTGGTGTGGTGGTTGCTGAAATACAGCAAAATTCTGATACCGTATACAGGGTTTATGACTGGAATAGAGTTGGCCTTGATGGGAAACCTAGAGAGCTCCATGTACAAAAAGCGCTGGATGTTATAGACTTTGATGGTAAATATAAAGCAGAAAAATCTAGAGGATTGAAAGTAAGCAACAAAACATACTTGGTAGCAAATAAACACTTTGCGGTTGAACTTATACCAGTAAATGGTAAGTACGAGGATATAGCTGATGGAGGTAAATTTTCGATCTACACCATCATATCAGGTAATGGAAGTATATCCTTTGATGGTAAAGAAGTTGATTTCAAAGCAGGTGATTCTGTATTTATTCCGGCCTCTCTTGGAAAATATAGTATAAATGGATCAGGTATAAATATGTTAAAATCATACGTACCTGATATTGAACAAGAGGTGATACAGCCCCTTAAGTCTGTTGGCTATAGTGATAAAGAAATTAGAAGTGTCGTTAAAAAAATATCATAG
- a CDS encoding FMN-binding glutamate synthase family protein, which translates to MSFSKPNRSLATRTRLRTPDSYSPFSGMCSVCLLGCTGTCEIGQSSLKGREVLYPQPFGSMTSGAEKDYPIDYSHFNIMGTAVGAHGIEADSDKAIFPAVNVEAEIGAGNDKIKLKVPIIFPGQGSTFVAKDNWEGFAGGAALVGTVVTVGENVCAMDPNSVIENGRVIDSPDMRKRIDDFRRYYNGYGTIAVQANVEDTRLGVQEYAIEKLGVEAVEIKWGQGAKDIGGEVKLNTLERALQLKKRGYIVLPDPENPEVQEAFKKGIFKEFERHSRLGMVDEEDFHNRVEQLRKAGAKYIFLKTGAYRPADLARAVKYASDNKIDLLTVDGAGGGTGMSPWRMMNEWGIPTVYIESLLYNYLSRLAAKGAYIPTVAIAGGFTLEDHVFKALALGAPYVKLVGFGRSPMTAAMVGRTNAELFKQGKLNTNAGSVEELFAGSIKLIEQYGRDEVSKMPPGAIALYTYIDRVVAGLQQLMAGARKFALKYITRDDIAALTPEAAQVSGIRYIMDVDKEEVDEILK; encoded by the coding sequence ATGTCGTTCAGTAAACCTAATCGTAGCCTGGCAACGAGGACACGGCTGCGTACACCAGACAGCTATTCACCTTTCAGTGGTATGTGTTCTGTGTGTTTGCTGGGATGTACTGGCACATGTGAAATCGGACAATCATCACTGAAGGGTAGAGAGGTTCTTTATCCACAGCCATTTGGAAGCATGACTTCAGGAGCTGAGAAGGACTACCCAATAGATTATTCTCATTTCAATATCATGGGTACGGCTGTGGGCGCTCATGGTATAGAGGCAGATTCTGACAAGGCAATATTTCCAGCAGTTAATGTAGAGGCTGAAATAGGAGCAGGAAATGACAAAATTAAGTTGAAGGTTCCGATTATTTTTCCGGGTCAGGGTTCTACTTTTGTAGCAAAGGATAATTGGGAAGGTTTTGCAGGTGGAGCTGCTCTGGTGGGTACTGTTGTTACTGTTGGTGAAAACGTATGCGCAATGGATCCAAATAGCGTTATAGAAAACGGCAGGGTTATAGATTCGCCTGATATGAGGAAACGCATTGATGATTTCAGGCGCTATTATAACGGTTATGGTACTATTGCCGTACAGGCTAATGTTGAAGATACCAGGTTGGGAGTTCAAGAATACGCTATTGAAAAATTGGGAGTAGAAGCTGTTGAGATTAAATGGGGTCAAGGAGCTAAAGATATTGGCGGAGAGGTTAAATTAAATACACTTGAAAGAGCATTGCAGTTAAAAAAGAGAGGTTACATAGTCTTGCCAGATCCTGAAAATCCAGAGGTACAAGAAGCCTTCAAAAAAGGAATTTTTAAAGAATTTGAAAGGCATTCAAGGCTTGGTATGGTTGATGAAGAGGATTTCCATAATAGAGTTGAACAATTGAGGAAGGCCGGTGCTAAATATATTTTCCTTAAGACAGGCGCGTATAGGCCCGCTGATTTAGCAAGAGCTGTTAAATATGCATCTGATAACAAAATAGATCTTTTGACAGTAGATGGTGCTGGAGGCGGCACGGGCATGAGTCCGTGGAGAATGATGAACGAATGGGGTATCCCTACTGTGTACATTGAATCTCTCCTCTACAATTATTTATCAAGGCTTGCTGCCAAAGGGGCTTATATACCTACTGTAGCTATTGCTGGTGGATTTACGTTAGAAGATCATGTATTTAAAGCTCTAGCATTAGGTGCACCTTATGTAAAATTAGTGGGATTTGGGCGTTCTCCAATGACAGCAGCCATGGTTGGAAGAACCAATGCGGAGTTATTTAAGCAAGGCAAGCTGAATACAAATGCTGGTAGTGTTGAAGAATTATTTGCGGGTTCTATCAAGTTAATTGAGCAGTATGGTAGAGATGAGGTTTCAAAGATGCCTCCTGGCGCAATAGCATTGTATACGTATATCGATAGGGTTGTTGCAGGCTTACAACAGTTAATGGCCGGAGCTAGAAAGTTTGCATTAAAATATATCACCAGGGATGATATAGCTGCTCTTACACCAGAGGCGGCACAGGTATCTGGTATAAGGTATATAATGGATGTGGATAAGGAAGAGGTTGACGAGATATTGAAATAG
- the lepB gene encoding signal peptidase I, translated as MIEKKNEANTIKEVLSWVWTIFLAFLIAAFIRTYIFELVDVPTGSMLDTIQLNDKFIVNKFIYRFEPIKRGDIVVFKYPDNPSVNYVKRVIGVGGDVIDIKDGKLYINGELKYEPYIREPMVGNFGPYKVPKDHFFVMGDNRNDSSDSRYWVHKYVSREAIIGKVVFRILPLNRIGPIK; from the coding sequence ATGATCGAGAAAAAAAATGAAGCTAATACAATAAAAGAAGTGCTAAGCTGGGTATGGACTATTTTCTTGGCTTTTTTGATTGCGGCGTTTATACGGACGTATATCTTTGAACTGGTAGATGTACCTACAGGTTCTATGCTGGATACTATTCAGTTAAATGATAAATTTATTGTAAACAAGTTTATATACAGATTCGAGCCCATTAAGAGGGGCGATATTGTAGTATTTAAATACCCTGATAACCCCTCTGTAAATTATGTGAAAAGGGTAATAGGTGTGGGTGGCGATGTTATAGACATAAAGGATGGCAAGCTTTATATAAATGGCGAACTGAAATATGAACCCTATATAAGGGAGCCGATGGTAGGAAATTTTGGTCCATACAAAGTACCTAAAGACCATTTTTTTGTAATGGGTGATAACAGAAATGATTCATCTGATAGCAGGTACTGGGTCCATAAATATGTCAGCAGGGAAGCTATTATAGGCAAAGTGGTATTTAGAATATTACCTTTAAATCGAATTGGCCCTATTAAATAA
- a CDS encoding cation diffusion facilitator family transporter, whose protein sequence is MDNFKKIRNVLVSILFLNILVALAKLFYGLYIKSSSMVADGYHSLSDSSGNIIGLIGIYIASKPEDTDHPYGHKKFETYASIFISVMLFLVSYEILKNALTRFVHPVRPQIDIDSFVIMLVTLAINIFVFKYEYSAGKKLNSDILVSDSLHTSSDIYVSISVILTLLGVRLGLPVYIDPLISTIISMLIIKAAIGVIKHSSAVLCDKTVLNEEEIKDIIKDFNEVKSCHKIRSRGREDDIYVDLHVIIDPDMHVEDAHRLEHSITERIKEKIKGVKEVDVHIEPATRK, encoded by the coding sequence GTGGATAACTTTAAGAAAATAAGAAATGTACTTGTTTCTATACTTTTTTTAAACATTTTAGTGGCTTTAGCCAAACTTTTTTATGGTCTTTATATAAAAAGTAGTAGCATGGTCGCTGACGGATATCATTCTTTATCGGATAGCAGCGGAAACATCATTGGTCTTATAGGAATTTATATAGCTTCTAAACCTGAAGATACCGATCATCCATATGGTCATAAAAAATTTGAGACTTACGCTTCTATTTTTATCTCTGTCATGCTTTTTTTAGTAAGCTATGAAATACTAAAAAATGCCCTGACGAGATTTGTTCATCCTGTAAGGCCTCAGATTGATATAGATAGTTTTGTGATAATGTTAGTGACACTTGCAATAAATATATTTGTGTTTAAATATGAATATAGTGCAGGGAAAAAATTAAATAGTGATATCTTAGTATCTGATTCTCTCCACACCAGCAGTGATATATATGTTTCAATATCAGTCATTTTAACGCTTCTTGGAGTAAGATTAGGTCTTCCTGTTTATATTGATCCATTGATATCCACAATTATATCTATGCTTATTATCAAAGCAGCTATAGGTGTTATTAAACACAGTTCTGCTGTGCTATGCGATAAAACAGTTTTAAACGAGGAGGAAATAAAAGATATAATCAAGGATTTTAATGAGGTTAAGTCATGCCATAAGATAAGAAGCCGCGGTAGAGAAGATGATATTTATGTTGACCTGCATGTAATAATCGATCCAGATATGCATGTAGAGGACGCTCATCGTTTAGAGCACTCTATTACCGAACGCATAAAAGAGAAAATAAAAGGTGTGAAAGAAGTAGATGTCCACATAGAACCAGCTACAAGAAAATAA
- a CDS encoding DUF4321 domain-containing protein has product MKGNKLNIWRIIIAIVIGSIIGSYLSDYFSMWYKPLGYYKNIGMAAPTAIDLNIFKILFQISIKANIGTIVGLIIALYVNNRI; this is encoded by the coding sequence ATGAAGGGGAATAAGTTAAATATATGGAGGATAATTATTGCAATTGTCATAGGTAGTATTATAGGTAGTTATTTATCCGATTATTTTAGTATGTGGTATAAACCTCTTGGTTATTACAAAAACATCGGTATGGCTGCGCCAACGGCTATCGATTTGAATATCTTTAAAATATTATTCCAGATCTCGATTAAAGCTAACATTGGAACAATAGTAGGTTTAATTATAGCTCTATATGTAAATAATAGAATCTAA
- a CDS encoding Maf family protein: protein MVKIILASQSPRRRDLLASLGVDFQTIASNTEENLNTKDPVELVTELSRQKALNVAYQLDYDSIVIGADTIVYVDGNILGKPENEIDAFNKLKLLQGRSHQVYTGICIVKVPSYKIISDYAMTQVWIKSMKDQEIRNYIKTGEVMDKAGAYAIQGRGSLIVEKIEGCYYNVVGLPLNKLNEMLKQLDVDLMCI, encoded by the coding sequence ATGGTAAAAATAATTTTGGCATCCCAATCTCCTAGGAGAAGGGATTTGCTGGCAAGCCTAGGGGTTGATTTTCAAACAATTGCCAGCAATACGGAGGAAAATTTAAACACAAAGGACCCTGTAGAACTTGTCACTGAGCTAAGTAGGCAAAAGGCTTTAAATGTAGCTTATCAGTTAGACTATGATTCAATTGTAATAGGAGCTGACACTATTGTATATGTTGATGGTAATATATTGGGTAAACCGGAGAATGAAATTGATGCTTTTAACAAGTTAAAATTATTGCAAGGGAGAAGCCACCAGGTTTATACCGGCATCTGCATTGTAAAGGTACCTTCTTATAAGATTATTTCTGATTACGCTATGACCCAGGTATGGATAAAATCCATGAAAGATCAAGAGATAAGAAATTACATTAAAACCGGAGAGGTTATGGATAAAGCCGGTGCTTATGCTATACAAGGCAGAGGAAGTCTTATTGTAGAAAAAATTGAAGGTTGTTATTACAATGTTGTTGGATTACCACTAAATAAATTGAATGAAATGCTTAAACAATTGGATGTAGATTTGATGTGTATTTAA
- the radC gene encoding RadC family protein, with amino-acid sequence MPSDERPRERMLKYGPEVLSNVELLAIIIRTGTKNESAIKLAERLLNRAGEDGLKFLLDSSLEELSKIKGVGLAKAAELKAAIELGIRVQKAARKIHTITKPQDIADLLMVEMRYLKKEVFKIVLLNVKNQVISIENISIGNLNSSIVHPREIFNAAIRKYSASIILVHNHPSGDPTPSMEDINVTKRIIEGGKILGIDVLDHIVIGDGTYVSMKQKNII; translated from the coding sequence ATGCCTTCTGATGAAAGGCCTAGGGAAAGAATGTTGAAATATGGTCCTGAAGTATTGTCAAATGTCGAATTACTAGCTATAATTATAAGGACAGGCACAAAGAATGAATCAGCGATCAAATTAGCAGAGAGACTTTTAAACCGTGCTGGTGAAGACGGTTTAAAATTTTTGTTAGATTCTTCTTTAGAGGAGCTGTCTAAGATAAAAGGAGTTGGACTTGCTAAAGCAGCTGAACTAAAAGCAGCTATTGAGTTAGGTATTAGAGTACAAAAAGCTGCTCGGAAAATCCATACTATAACAAAACCACAGGATATAGCTGATTTATTGATGGTTGAAATGAGATACTTAAAGAAAGAGGTTTTTAAAATTGTGTTATTAAATGTGAAAAATCAGGTGATAAGTATAGAAAATATATCAATTGGCAATTTAAATTCATCTATAGTTCATCCAAGAGAGATTTTTAATGCTGCTATTAGGAAATATTCTGCTTCTATTATATTAGTCCACAATCATCCTAGCGGAGATCCAACTCCAAGTATGGAAGACATAAACGTGACAAAAAGGATTATAGAAGGTGGGAAAATTTTAGGCATAGACGTTTTAGACCATATTGTTATAGGCGATGGGACATATGTTAGTATGAAGCAAAAAAACATCATCTAA
- a CDS encoding rod shape-determining protein — MANSYFSRDIGIDLGTANTLAYVRGKGIVVREPSVVAIKIDTKQVLAVGSEAKKMVGRTPGSIVAIRPMKDGVIADFDVTQSMLKYFIGKAMQGKTTFRKPRVVVGIPSGVTEVEKRAVEEATIQAGAKEVHLVEEPMAAAIGAGLPVEEPTGSMVVDIGGGTTDVAVISLGGIVTSKNLRIGGDEMDEAIINYIKKEYNLMIGERTAEDVKIQIGSAYPKAKEETMEIRGRDLVTGLPKTLKISSTEILEALKEPVTSIVDAIKMTLEKTPPELAADIMDRGIMLTGGGALLDGLDKLVRQETGMPVQIAESPLDCVALGTGKILEEIELYKRVLSAPNRV; from the coding sequence TTGGCAAACAGTTATTTTTCTCGTGATATAGGAATCGATTTGGGTACAGCAAATACGTTGGCATATGTAAGAGGTAAGGGAATTGTGGTAAGAGAACCGTCAGTCGTTGCCATTAAGATCGATACGAAGCAGGTATTAGCTGTGGGTTCTGAGGCAAAAAAAATGGTTGGAAGAACACCAGGTAGTATTGTGGCTATAAGGCCTATGAAAGATGGTGTAATAGCAGACTTTGATGTTACTCAGAGTATGCTTAAATATTTTATTGGAAAAGCCATGCAAGGCAAGACAACTTTTAGAAAACCGAGAGTCGTTGTAGGTATACCCTCTGGAGTAACAGAAGTAGAAAAACGCGCTGTGGAGGAGGCAACTATACAAGCAGGAGCAAAAGAAGTTCACCTCGTAGAAGAGCCGATGGCCGCAGCTATTGGGGCAGGCCTTCCAGTTGAAGAACCAACAGGTAGTATGGTTGTAGATATAGGCGGTGGAACTACTGATGTGGCAGTAATATCTTTAGGCGGTATTGTTACTAGTAAAAATTTGAGAATTGGTGGCGACGAAATGGACGAGGCTATTATCAATTATATTAAAAAAGAATATAATCTGATGATAGGTGAACGAACAGCTGAAGACGTTAAAATACAGATAGGTTCTGCTTATCCTAAAGCCAAGGAAGAGACTATGGAAATAAGAGGAAGAGATCTGGTGACGGGCCTTCCAAAGACGTTGAAAATATCATCCACAGAAATATTGGAAGCTCTTAAAGAACCTGTCACCAGCATTGTAGATGCAATTAAAATGACTCTAGAAAAAACCCCACCAGAGTTGGCTGCAGATATAATGGACAGGGGTATCATGCTTACAGGTGGCGGAGCTTTGCTTGATGGATTGGATAAATTAGTGAGACAAGAAACAGGTATGCCTGTACAAATAGCAGAGAGTCCGCTAGATTGTGTTGCTTTAGGAACTGGCAAAATCCTTGAAGAAATAGAATTATATAAAAGAGTATTGTCTGCGCCAAATAGAGTATGA
- the mreC gene encoding rod shape-determining protein MreC has translation MPRFLKYIRVFAIILIVLILIIISVKSYNASYVNKFGGYISFLIKPAQKAVYAVSQYVNDVFTSIAEIGSLKRENIKLKNEVLKLQEQNRKLKELAIENKQLRDMLNFKRKNEGIKFIGANVIARNPLDTFDLIVIDVGKKNGVKPGMAVITSEGLVGKVIQVSENWSKVLSILDQTSAVSGIDVRTRDTGIVRGSEENGGNVLTMEYIPIDSKMKVGDEIVTSGLGGIFPKGLYIGKVISISRSTGSLMKIAKIKPGADFMRLEDVYVVLSNSLDINFK, from the coding sequence ATGCCCCGCTTTTTAAAATATATTAGAGTATTTGCCATTATTTTAATTGTTTTAATCCTTATTATTATATCGGTAAAATCCTACAATGCATCATACGTAAATAAATTTGGAGGTTATATTTCCTTTTTAATAAAGCCGGCTCAAAAAGCTGTGTACGCAGTAAGCCAATATGTAAATGACGTATTTACCTCAATAGCTGAGATAGGCTCATTAAAGAGAGAAAATATAAAGTTAAAAAATGAGGTATTAAAGCTTCAGGAGCAAAATAGAAAATTAAAAGAGTTAGCTATTGAAAATAAACAGCTGCGAGACATGCTAAATTTTAAGAGAAAAAATGAAGGAATAAAATTCATTGGAGCAAATGTTATTGCCAGAAATCCCCTTGATACTTTTGATTTAATAGTCATAGACGTAGGCAAAAAAAATGGCGTTAAGCCAGGGATGGCAGTTATAACCAGTGAAGGATTGGTCGGCAAAGTGATACAAGTTTCTGAAAATTGGTCAAAGGTGCTTTCTATATTAGATCAGACCAGTGCTGTCAGCGGCATTGACGTTCGAACAAGGGACACTGGAATAGTTCGAGGTAGTGAAGAAAATGGTGGCAATGTATTAACAATGGAGTATATACCTATTGACTCTAAAATGAAAGTCGGCGATGAAATAGTTACATCTGGCCTGGGAGGTATATTCCCCAAAGGTTTGTATATAGGTAAAGTTATAAGCATTAGCAGAAGTACTGGAAGTCTCATGAAAATTGCCAAGATAAAACCGGGTGCTGATTTTATGAGATTAGAAGATGTTTACGTGGTTTTATCGAATTCCCTTGATATAAATTTTAAATAG
- the mreD gene encoding rod shape-determining protein MreD: MRNILIFILFLGAFIVQSTLFRFIGIYGVKPDLMLILLISFALLDGGLEGAILGLFIGFLQDLFFSPAIGMTMIPYFIIGLFAGYYNNKVFKEKTFTAFIFTFLYSLFFNLIMLFEIFIINHSVDLKTSIIHILIGTLYNCLIILFSYRYIVQLNNKKLMKKNTIFR, encoded by the coding sequence ATGAGAAATATATTAATTTTTATTTTGTTTCTTGGTGCATTTATTGTACAGAGTACCCTTTTTAGATTTATAGGGATTTATGGTGTAAAACCTGACCTTATGCTAATATTGTTGATATCTTTTGCATTGCTGGATGGCGGCCTTGAAGGTGCCATCCTCGGATTATTTATTGGATTTTTGCAAGATCTTTTCTTTAGCCCTGCTATTGGTATGACTATGATACCGTATTTTATCATAGGTCTATTTGCAGGTTATTACAATAACAAAGTATTTAAAGAAAAAACATTTACGGCATTTATTTTTACGTTCTTGTATTCGCTATTTTTTAATTTGATAATGCTGTTTGAAATATTTATTATAAATCACAGTGTTGATCTAAAAACAAGTATTATACACATATTGATTGGCACTTTATATAATTGCTTGATAATATTATTTAGCTACAGGTATATAGTACAATTAAATAACAAAAAACTGATGAAAAAGAATACAATTTTCAGGTGA